The Phycisphaerae bacterium genome segment AGGCCTGCGCCGGGCCACGGGCGTCACAGAACCCCTGAAAATGCGAGGTTCCGCCCCCGTTGAGGGTAAACAGCTACAGGCTGAATCTTGAGAGAATCATCCTGACACGTTTTCTTTTCTTGAGAAAATCATCCTGACACGTTTTCTTTTCTTGGTAGCGTCGCTGGTTAGGCACGCTGAATCCTCAAAGATAGCTTTGCGGCGAGAGATAGAACCGTCATCCCTGGCAATCGGCCGGAAGATCGGGCGCCCTTTCCATGAGAACCGTGGGCGCGCAGCCGCAAACAGCAATGAGTGCGCTTGAGAATGCTATTCAAGCTATCTTGTCCATGTCAGGATTGGACACAGAACCCCGCATGAGGCTGGAGGGAAGGGGGTAGCACGTCACGGCGCACCGAATTCTGAATCGTCAAGGGCCGACGAGGGCGTCGGCCCCAGTGAACCTCGCCGCGGCGAGTCGCTTACGGCGACCTGAACCCTCGATCCTTCCTACCTGAGCAGGTTCTCGAACAGGTACAGCCCGCTTTTTCCGGGGGCGACGATGTCGATGTCGCCGTCGTCGTCGATATCGGCCGCAGCGGGGGCGATGCCCAGACCGGCGGGGCCGCCTTGGGCGATGACGTGTCGCTTCCACTGTCTCCTGGCGATGTCAAAGTCGTACCAGTAGATCACTCTCGGATCATTGGCTCCGGGGTCCTTGCCGTTGTGGGCGTAGTAGCGCTTGCCGGCGATCAGCTCCATCCGGCGGTCGTTGTTGATGTCGGCCAGGATCGGAGCGTGGGCCTGCGACCAGCTCTTGTCGATCTCGTGTTTGGACCAGATGCGCTGGCCGAGGGCGTTACGACCTTGCTCCATCCAGTATAACCCGTAACCGTGTCCGATGCCCCAGATCAGATCGAGATCGCCGTCTCCGTCGATGTCATGCACGAGAATCGGGATACTCGCGTCCCCCAGGTCGAACTCGGCATGCCAGACCCATTCGGCCTTGGGGTCGGCCGGCTGTTCGGCCCAGCCCTTGCCGCCAACCAAGTCGTGGCGGCCGTCGCCGTTGATGTCACCGACTCCGATGCCCGGACCGGTGGCATCATTGGGCAGCGGGTGTTTGATCCAGTTGACGCCGTGGGGCATCCGCGGGTCCGGCTTGAACTCGTACCATCCGGGCTCGCCGTCGAAGATGTTGGGTACAATGTCCGTTTGCCCGTCGCCATTGACGTCGAAACCGAAAGCGGTCTCGAAGTGGCCGGGGTCGTCGATCTTGATCACCTCGAACGGATTGGTGCTGTTGCCCGGATGTCGAACCCATGAGATCTGCTTGTTGTGCCAAGCGACGGTGACGTGGTCGATCCAACCGTCGCCATCCACGTCGACCGGGATGTTGGCGAAGTCGTAGTAGTAATTGTCTTGCTCAGGGATGTCGCGGATGAAATGCTTTTTCCACGTCGGGGCTTCGTACCAGAAGCCGCCGCTGATGATATCGAGCCTGCCATCGTTGTTCATATCGCAGACCCCGGCGGCCTCGAAGCGGGACTCGGCGTTGAGTGTGTGCATCCTGAAGGTCACCTCCCGCTGCTGCGCACAGCCGGCCAGGAGGGCCGCGGCGGGAACCCAGATCATCAGGCGGGTCAACATCACTGTGCTCCTTTCTGAAGACGAGATTCACCCATCTGAGCCGGACAAGGCGGCAAAGTCAATGACAGTTGTTTTCGGTCGGCGCAAGCGATTTCGGGCTTTTCGCCTGCGCGATCATCGTTATGATAGGGTCATTCAGCGAGGGCGGTTCGATGCGGCATGTTCGGGTAAGCGACGTGATGTTGGGGAAGGCCTGTCTTTGGCTCGCGGCATGGTTCATGGTCAGCGCGGGCTGCGAGCAATTGCCGGAGCCCGCCAAGCCCGGCGAGCCGGTGAAGCAGCAGGCCAAGCCTGGGGCGCAGGCCGGGCCCGGCCCACAATCGCAGTCTCGCGTTACGCCGGCACCTCCGCCCCGGCCGGTCGTGCCGCCGTTGGTCGACACGTGGCCTCCGAGGGGAGTGTGGGTGCCGCGGGACATCTACAAGTCACCCCGCCAGATCGCCGCGCTGATGGAGGAGGCCAAGCAGGCGGGCCTGAACACCATACTGTTCCAGGTGCGAGGCCACGCCGCGGCTTACTATTTCTCCGCCATCGAGCCGTTCGCATACGAGTTTCCGCCCGGCGGACCGGGTTTTGACCCGTTGGCAGTGGCTTGCCACGAAGCCCACACCCGCGGTCTGGCCATCCATGCATGGGTCAACATGATGCCTGCGTGGGCCGGCGACAAGCCTCCGGACGACCCCAAACACCTTTACCATACGCACCCCGAGTGGTTCTTGTATGACCAGAAGGGCAAGCGGCAGCCGCTGAACGGCTGGTACGTGAGCTTGAATCCTTGTCTTCCGGAGGTGCGCAATTACCTGGTGGGCATCTGTCGCGAAATCGTGACGCGCTATCCTGTTGACGGCTTGCATCTCGATTACATTCGCTTTCCGACGGATCGGTCGCCCCGGGGCAGCGACTATCCTTACGATGCCCGCACGCTGGAGCTTTATCGGCAGGCGACCGGCCTCAAACCGTCGAGCAACCGCAAGACCTGGTCGCAATGGCGGACATACCAGGTGACGCGTCTGGTGTGGGAGATCCACAGCATGGTGAAAAAAGAGCGGCCGAAGATTCGCCTGACTGCGGCATGTCCACCGGACCTCCCCACGGCCAGGAACAACTACTTTCAGGACGGACCGTTATGGCTGCGATCGGGCTATGTGGACGGCATCTTCCTGATGAATTACACCTCGAACAACAAGACTTTTCGTGCGAGGCACGAGACCTGGCAGCGCGAGGCCGGCGGCCGACCGGTGGCCGCGGGAATCGGGATCTACATGCACGGATCCGATGTCACCTCGTTGGAGCAACTGAAAATGGCCCGACAGTGGGGCGGCGGTTTCGCGTTCTTCTCCTCGCCTTACCTGTTCAGCGGATGGCCCACGAGCCGGCAGCGGCTTGCGACGCTCAAGCCGACGTTGCTGGAGATGAAGAATGCGGCCATGCAGAGTCTCCCGCGGCGGGCTTCGCCGCCCACCCCCGGCAGGGCCGTACCTCAAGTGCCGTGAGAATCTCTTGCCGGGGGCTGAGGGAAAAGCTCGCAGGCCGCCCTCTTTCCGGTCGGGGCGTTGCGACTCAGGGAACCAGTGGCGCCAGGGGATCGCACTCATCGCCGACGCCATCGCCGGTGGAGTCAAGCTGGTCCCAGTTCGGCGTGTCCGGGCAGTTGTCGATGCTGTCGCAGACGTCGTCGTTGTCGCGGTCGCCCTCAGGGAAACGCGTCAAGTGGATCTCGTAGGAGGTAATCGTGCTCTGGGAGTCGGCGCACGAACCGGCGGAGCAGCACTTGGTGCAGTCGAAGATCTTGGGTGCGTCGTCCGACAGAATGATGTCCAGTCGGTCGTTCCCGTTCGGGTCCCAGTGGTAGGTTCCCTCCAATTCAAGGAAGGTATTCCCGGGATGGGGCACAAGGTCATCCTGGTCTTCCGGGATGCCGTTGCCGGAACACTGATATTCGCCCGTATACTTGGTGGTCAGGTGTACCTGCTGCCCGTCGTTCGGAGGGTTGATGATGAGCGTGACCGTGACGTCAACGTCGCGCTCGCGCCACGGGTAGAAGGTCAGGGTCTCGGCGTCGAAATCGTAGTAGTATTCAGGGTAGAATCCCTCCGGCCATCCGGACGCGTGGATTTCGATCTGGGGATGGTCAATGGCCCAGGAATCGTGCAGTTCCTCGATCTCGTCCTGGAGGAGCAGGCACTTGGACGGGAAGGCCTCGACATGGTCAGTGTTTACCTCGTCGTAGGTCAGGTTCCCGGAGGCCTCGAACACCGGGTACCAGTGCCAAAGCGCCTCATCCCGCAGCAGGACGGTGGCATTGACGACGGTCCGCTCATCCTGTTTGCCGCTGTGAACCTTGTAGCAACTATAGTATGCCTCGGGGCAAGTCCATTCCCACTCACGGATACGGTGCGTTTCCATGGCGATGGTGCCCGACCACACTCCGCATCGCCGCTTGTTTTCGGGATAGACCTTGGTGCCGTTGTCCAGCCACGGATCCGTTCCTCCGTCCCCGCCGCCACTGCCCGACGAGTCTTCACACGCGTCCCCGACGCCATCGTCATCGGCGTCGAGTTGGTCGGTGTTGGCGTCGTCAGGGCAATTGTCGGCCGCGTCCTCGATACCGTCATGATCGCGATCTCCCGTGGCGACGGGTCCGGACCCACACGGCCCCGTTTGACCCAGGACCAGAAAACTCAGGACGATAAGCGACAAAACACTCCAGATTCTTGCACGCAGCATTGTGATGATGCCCCCCTTGAATGCGGTTGTCTCGAATCGCTTCACAGGTGTCTTTCCAGGACACGATGCCGCCAGTGTACGGCATACGGTCCAGCTGTGTCCAATCTCTCATCTGATTTGCTCAGCGTGCAGGAAACAAAGCCGCACTGTTTAGTCCGTTCCGTCGCGACTGGTGTGCATTTTGCGCGCATGTTTCCGGATCGCGGTGCGCTTGGGTTGCGGCCCGGAAAAAGGCGGTCCGCCTTAGGTCCTGGTTCGGGTCTTGCTCGTGCTGAGGCACGATCTCGATTATCTTGAGTCGGGTCTTGGTGGTCTTGCGGCCGGCCAGGGGTGTGGCCCGACCCACGTCACGAGGTGCCCGATGAAATGCTCATTGCTGAAATCGTTCCAATTGCTCCTATTGGCTCTGATCACGAGCGCGGCAGCCGGAGAACCCATTGCTCCTCCTGAGTGGGCCGTCCGTTATACCGACGGACTCAAGGCCTGGCGGGACATCATCTATTACTGGATTGATCGCCAGAAGCCCAACGGCAGCTTCGGCTTCGGTTGGGGCGAGGATGAGGAGATGGTGGTCGGTTGGCCGGGTGTCATGATGGCCGCCGACGACCGGCGTATCCAGACCGCCCTTGAGCGGATGATCGAGAATGTCTGGTATAACGTGAACATCCAGAACGGCTACGTGTGGCTTGCCACCGATGCCGAGCACGGTCCTGAACCCACCTCTTACGGCACACCCATTCTGCTGTACCAGGAGTTCGGCAGCCCCAAGCTTATCGAGCGCCTCATGGTCACGGCCAGCAACGTTGAGTACTGGACGGCCCACACGCCGCGAGGCGACCGGCACATGCGCTCGACGTACTTCGGCTCGCAGCAACTGTATGAATGGCCGTTCTACGACGAAGATTCCCCCATCAACGCCCGGGCGTGGATCCCGATGATGCAACTCGTACTCTACAACCGGGACCCGCATTTGCTGAAGTATTACCTCGAGTGGGCTGACGCCTGGGCGAAACACGCCATGGAAGAGGTCCACGGCAAGCCGCCGGGCATCATGCCCGGGCAGGTCGCATTCCCGACGGGCGAGCCGGGCGGACACACCCAGAACTGGTGGGGGGCCGGGGCACACGAGTTCAGCAGTCTGTGGTATCAGACCCGCATGCATGAGGTGCTGGCAATCGCCTACGCGGTCACCGGCGAAGATCGCTATGTTCGTCCGATACGGGAGATGCTTCGGTTCTTTTCAACCTATGCCCGGCCGGCGGTGAAGCAAGACGGGCCGTTCCCGCCCGATCGCCTGCCTGCTCAGTACCGGTTTCCGCCGGGTTGGCGTGAGGGCAACGAAAGCACGCGGTGGGCTCGCGATATCGCTTTGGGGCACCTGGGTTGTTGGTATTACTATCTGACCGGCGATACGCAGTTTGACGGCGCCTTCAGCAGCTTGCTTGGCGAAAGGATTGAACGCGGGCCTTTTTCGCGGATCGACCGGCGGATTGTTGATGAGGGCTGGCGGCGGGCAGTGAGCTTTCGCGACAAGTATTTCACGGAAGTGGTGCCCAAGTTGCCGTATGCGGACTCGCTGGCCAATTACGCCGCCGCCTGGTGGCAGAAGCAGTACGGAACGATGACCTTCGGCCAGCGGTGCTTCCACGACGGCGGGCACCTGGCCAACAGCGTCAACTGGCCCTGGGTGGACTTCCCGCCTCCTTCCGTGGTCTGGAAGGATACCGGCTATGAGACGGCCGTCTTCGTGCTGGAGGATGCGCCGCAGCGCCTGCGGGTGGCGTTGTGCAATCTGGGTGAAGACGGCCGGCAGATCGGCATGCAGGTATTCACGCTCGACGATGGCATCTACAACCTGAGACTCGGCCCGGATGGTGATGAAGACGGCGAATTCGACGCGGTGACCACGATTCAGTCGGTAGCAGTGGAACGGGGCACGAGGCTGCGGTTTGCCTTGCCGAACGATGTCACCACGCTGCTGGAGCTGGTTCGTAGATCAGATAGCGGACCGGTGCCGGCGTGGGGCCCGCGGCCGGACCTGGGCCTCGACGCCTGGGACATCATGGTCTCCCGGAGCAAGCCCGGCCCGGGCGAATCGATCACGTTTACGATCCGCGTGCACAACATTGGCAGCCGGCCGGCGGAGAAGGTGAAGGTGCGACTCCTTGGACGCGGCGGCAGCGAGGAGGCTTTGCTTGGTGAAGCCTTGCTCGATCGAATCGACGCGCCGCAGCGACTCGTTCCGAGTTTCGCCGACGTGAAGGTGCCGTGGATTGTGGCCGAGGGTGTATCAACGATCGGAGTCTGCCTCGACCCGGAGGACGCGATTGACGAGCTTTACGAGGGGAACAACGAGGCCTGGGCGGCACTTGCCGATCTGGCCACATCTCAACGGCCGAAGGAGTATGTGGCTCACGCGCCTGCCACTCGTCCAAGCCTGGCGGACGTGAAGGCCGACAACCTGAGCCGTTATGACGTGCCGTTTCGCACCGGAATCCGGCTGGACGGCGTGATCGATGAGCGGGAATGGCGGGATGTTGTGGAGTTCGCGTTCATCCCGCACGCCGACAAGCCGCTCAAGAAGCGAACCTGGATGCGCGTGGCCTATGACGACCAGGCTCTGTATCTGGCGCTGCGGTGCGAGGAGCCCGACATGCAGTGGCTCGACACCGACCTGCGGCGCATGGAGGACATCTACTACAAAGACGGTTTCGAGATTTTCCTCGACCCTGGAGCGCAGGTGTGGCGATACTGGCAGTTTTGTTTCGACACCGTGCCGCACGTGTTTCAGACGCTTTCGCGCAACCAGTTCGCGAAGAAGGCCGCGTGGGAGGTGAAAGTCCACAAGGGCGGGAAGGACTGGTCGGCAGAGGTACGATTTCCCTTCAGCGAATTCGATGTGCCGCCCCCCAAGGCCGGTGACCGCTGGCGGATGAACGCCATGCGTTTCACCACGACCTTTCGTGATCCGGAGCACCCGGAGGCGAAGATCGCCGAGAGATCACACTTTTCGCCCCTCGGCAGGCTACGCGGCCACCATACGCCAGAGTTATTTGGAGATCTCTACTTTCGCGCAAAACCGGAGTGATGAGAACCGAATGACGGAAGAAGACAGAAAGAAGTGGTCAGTGATCAGTTGTCAGTGGTCAGTCATTGGCCAAGGTTGAAACTGAGAACGGATCACTGATGACTGAGAACTTGGCTTCGTCATTCGGATTTCGACATTCGTCATTTCGTCATTTGCATGCGAGGCGGCTCCCCGGCAAGATCCGTGCATGGGGCTCGGAAGGTCCTACATTCGCAGGAAGTTGTCCAGGAGCTTGTGGCCTTCGAGGGTCAGGAAGCTCTCCGGATGGAACTGGACGCCCTCGATGGGCATGGACTTGTGGCGTATGCCCATGATTTCGTCGTCCGGCGCGTCGGTCGTGCGGGCGGTGACCACGAAATCCGAATGCAGAGTGTCGGGTTTGATGACCAGCGAGTGGTACCGTGTTGCAGTGAACGGATTGCTCAAGCCGACGAACAAGCCCTTGCCGTCGTGTTGGATCTCGCTGGTTTTGCCGTGCATGAGCCGCTTGGCGCGGACGATCTCGCCGCCGAAGGCGTATCCGATCGACTGGTGGCCGAGGCACACGCCGAGGATCGGCACCTTTCCGGCGAAGTGTTTGACCACGTCCACGCTGATGCCCGCTTCCTTTGGAGTGCAGGGGCCGGGCGAAATGATGATGTGGTCGGGTCTGTCGGCTTCGATCCGGTCGAGCGTGACCTTATCGTTGCGGTAGACTTTCATCTCGCGCGTGCGGTCGAGTTCTCCGATCCGCTGCACGAGGTTGTAGGTGAACGAGTCGTAGTTGTCGATCAGCACGATCATGCTATTCAGCGTAGGTGTCGGGGCGAGCATTGTCAACGCGGTCTTGCCGGCTACACTGGTGCCATCGTTGCAGGACCGGTCTTTGACCGCGATGCTTGACGAGCCGAGGGGCTTGTCCCTTCGCTATTGATCGAATCCGGAAAGACCGGCAGGATCAACCTGCCGGGTTATCAGGAGAGTCCGAGAATGCGCACAACGACTGCGGGTATCAGTGGTCCAGCGATTCTGTGGGTGGCGGTTGTCGGGTTGCTGATGGCCGGCTGCGGCGGCAAGACCTCAGGTCCGCGGGTGACGGGTACAACGAAGGAGGCGACTGTGGCCAAGATGGAGTTCTCGATGTCGGCCGAGCGGGCCAACGACCCGCGACTCGAGCCGCTGCGTTACCTCGAACAATACGGGAAAGACCACCCGCCGCAATTGGCGTTCGCCGCCAAAGACGCCGCCGAATGGAGGCGATGGCGGCGTGAGCTTCGCAAGCGGCTGTCGGACACCATCGGTTTGCCGGGAATGGACGATTCGGGCAAGCCGGCGACCGAGCCGCGCAAGCTGCGGGTGACCGCCGGCCCGGTAGCTCAGTGTGACGGCTACAAGCGCATGGCGTTCACCATTGAGACGGGCAAGGGCTTGTACGTCCCCGCATTCCTTCTGGTTCCCGACGGTCTCAAGGAGCCGCGTGCTGCCATCCTTTGCAGCCACGGCCACGGCATCGGCATGAACGAACTGGTCGCGCTCACCGAGAAGGGCGAGCCGCGCCAGTACAAAGAGGGCTATCAGCACGATTTCGCCATCCAGGCGGTCAGAGCCGGTTTCGTTACCCTCGTCTTCGACCAGATGGGTTTCGGCAGGCGCCGCGACATTGATTTCCATAAACAACAGAACATGTGGAACCACTGCGAGCAGCCGAGCAAGAACGCCCTGCACTGGGGGTTGAGCATGACCGGCATTCGTGTGTGGGACGCCATGCGCATGATCGACTTCTTGCAGAGCCGTCCCGAGGTTGACCCGAAGCGGATCGGCATGGTGGGCATCAGTGGCGGGGGGCTGGTGACGCAGTTCACCGCGGCCTTGGACGACCGGATCAGGGCCGCGTGCGTGAGCGGTTACCTCAATCGTTACGAGACATGCATCCTGTCAATTCACCATTGCATCGACAACTACGTTCCGGGTATCGGGCTGCAGGCCAACAACGATGACCTAGCCTGCCTGATTGCGCCCAAGCCCCTGTTGATCGAGGCCGGACGAAAGGACCCGATTTTCCCCATCGCGGCGACCGAGGAAGCTCTCCGCAAGCTCCAAAGGTGCTACCGGGTCGCCGGGGCGCCAGAGGCCCTGGAAACAGATGTTTTCGACGGTCCTCACGAATTCAGCGGGGCCAAAACATGGGACTTCTTCGCCAGGCACCTCAAACAGTCAGAATAACGGATTATAAGCCATTGTAATACAAATAGTTATGATCCACGTCGCAGACCGGCCTACCTTCCGGGGATAGGGCTGCGGTTTGCGGCGCGTGATCCTGCCGTGCGTATAAGAGGCTGACTGCCGCCAGGTTTGGGTGCATGGAGGTCGTACCGGTGTTTGCCAGCGGTGGTTTGTTTGACATAAGTGTTTGTGGCTCTTAGGCTAACGTTGGTCAGCAGGTCTTTATAGTTTGTCGTCCCAACCGGTGGATTTCGGCGGGCGAGCAGGAAGAAAGGCCTGATTTGCCAAGGTCAGCGGGGCGAGAATGTGCTCGTAGCCCGATAACTATTTGAGCGGGCAGGTTGGGCGCGGCGGGGGTGCAGGCCTCTCTTCGGGGGGCAGGCTTTGAGCGGATCGGTATGGGGACGTTCACGTACAAGGCGAAGACTACGGGTGGCCAGACCGTCACGGGCGTATTGACGGCCGAAAGCCAGCAGGCGGCAATGCGCATGCTGGACGAGCGGTCTCTGTTTCCCATCAAAGTCGCCGAAGGCGGAACCGCGGCCCGTGCTACCATAACCGGTCGCAGGAAGAAGGTCAGGCTTCGAGTCTTGACCACTTTCTATAGCCAGCTATCCGACCTCCTCAGGGCAGGCGTGCCGGTTCTCCGGGCGCTCGACGTATTGTCGCGTCAGGGGGCCAACCCGCTGCTGGCCGAGATCCTGAAAGAGGTACACACCGACGTCTCGAGTGGTGAATCGCTGGCCGAGGCAATGAGCAAGCACCCCAACGCGTTTACTCACTTGGCAGTCTCCATGGTACACGCCGGCGAACAGGGCGGTTTCCTTGAGGATGTCTTAGCGCGCATCGCGGTTTTTACCGAGCGGCAGGACGAGCTTCGCAACAAGGTTATCGGGGCGATGATCTACCCGTGCGTGTTGATGCTGGCCGGCGTCTCCGTGGTGACGTTCCTGATGGGGTTCGTCGTGCCGAAGATCAAGCCGCTGCTCGAGCGCCAGCAGGTTCCATGGTTGACGACCGTGTTGTTCGCGGTGGGCGATTTCGTCGCCAATCATGGCTGGGTGATTCTCGGTGTTGTTGTCGCACTCGTGGTTCTGGCAGTCGGGCTGACGCGTCGAGAAGAGGCCCGGCGTCTCCTGGACCGCTGGAAGCTGCGCGTCCCGGTTCTGGGGCGAATACTGACCATGGTGGCCATCTGCCGGTTCTGCCGCATCCTGGGAACGCTGCTGGGCAACGGTGTCACGATTCTGCAGGCGCTGAAGATTTCCAAGGACTCGGCCGGGAATCGCATCCTGGCCGAGGCCATCGACCAGGCGGCTGAGAACGTTCAGCGGGGGGAGTCGCTGGCCGCACGGTTGGGGCGAAGCGGACTCTTTCCGGCCGACATTGTGGACATGATTGCGGTGGCCGAGGAGAGCAACAATCTCGACGCCGTGCTGGTGCAGATCGCCGATTCGAACGAGGCCCGCACCAGCCGGCTGGTGGATTTCGGCGTGCGTTTGCTTGAACCGCTGCTGCTCATGGTTATGGCGGCCATGGTATTGGTCATTGCGATCGCCCTGTTGGTGCCGATCCTTCGCATGGGTTCGGCGGGCCTGGGGTGACAGGTACGAGATTGTCCGGGCGTGCAAGTGTGCCCGGTGACGTTGGACAAGTGAGAAAACAGGAGAAGTAGTCCGGATCGAAGGCCGGGCCGGCTCATGTAAGGAGTTGACAAATGCTACAGGTCAAGAGAGTTCGGAATC includes the following:
- a CDS encoding aminodeoxychorismate/anthranilate synthase component II, which codes for MIVLIDNYDSFTYNLVQRIGELDRTREMKVYRNDKVTLDRIEADRPDHIIISPGPCTPKEAGISVDVVKHFAGKVPILGVCLGHQSIGYAFGGEIVRAKRLMHGKTSEIQHDGKGLFVGLSNPFTATRYHSLVIKPDTLHSDFVVTARTTDAPDDEIMGIRHKSMPIEGVQFHPESFLTLEGHKLLDNFLRM
- a CDS encoding type II secretion system F family protein, translated to MGTFTYKAKTTGGQTVTGVLTAESQQAAMRMLDERSLFPIKVAEGGTAARATITGRRKKVRLRVLTTFYSQLSDLLRAGVPVLRALDVLSRQGANPLLAEILKEVHTDVSSGESLAEAMSKHPNAFTHLAVSMVHAGEQGGFLEDVLARIAVFTERQDELRNKVIGAMIYPCVLMLAGVSVVTFLMGFVVPKIKPLLERQQVPWLTTVLFAVGDFVANHGWVILGVVVALVVLAVGLTRREEARRLLDRWKLRVPVLGRILTMVAICRFCRILGTLLGNGVTILQALKISKDSAGNRILAEAIDQAAENVQRGESLAARLGRSGLFPADIVDMIAVAEESNNLDAVLVQIADSNEARTSRLVDFGVRLLEPLLLMVMAAMVLVIAIALLVPILRMGSAGLG
- a CDS encoding VCBS repeat-containing protein, coding for MLTRLMIWVPAAALLAGCAQQREVTFRMHTLNAESRFEAAGVCDMNNDGRLDIISGGFWYEAPTWKKHFIRDIPEQDNYYYDFANIPVDVDGDGWIDHVTVAWHNKQISWVRHPGNSTNPFEVIKIDDPGHFETAFGFDVNGDGQTDIVPNIFDGEPGWYEFKPDPRMPHGVNWIKHPLPNDATGPGIGVGDINGDGRHDLVGGKGWAEQPADPKAEWVWHAEFDLGDASIPILVHDIDGDGDLDLIWGIGHGYGLYWMEQGRNALGQRIWSKHEIDKSWSQAHAPILADINNDRRMELIAGKRYYAHNGKDPGANDPRVIYWYDFDIARRQWKRHVIAQGGPAGLGIAPAAADIDDDGDIDIVAPGKSGLYLFENLLR
- a CDS encoding thrombospondin type 3 repeat-containing protein codes for the protein MKRFETTAFKGGIITMLRARIWSVLSLIVLSFLVLGQTGPCGSGPVATGDRDHDGIEDAADNCPDDANTDQLDADDDGVGDACEDSSGSGGGDGGTDPWLDNGTKVYPENKRRCGVWSGTIAMETHRIREWEWTCPEAYYSCYKVHSGKQDERTVVNATVLLRDEALWHWYPVFEASGNLTYDEVNTDHVEAFPSKCLLLQDEIEELHDSWAIDHPQIEIHASGWPEGFYPEYYYDFDAETLTFYPWRERDVDVTVTLIINPPNDGQQVHLTTKYTGEYQCSGNGIPEDQDDLVPHPGNTFLELEGTYHWDPNGNDRLDIILSDDAPKIFDCTKCCSAGSCADSQSTITSYEIHLTRFPEGDRDNDDVCDSIDNCPDTPNWDQLDSTGDGVGDECDPLAPLVP
- a CDS encoding alpha/beta hydrolase family protein, producing the protein MRTTTAGISGPAILWVAVVGLLMAGCGGKTSGPRVTGTTKEATVAKMEFSMSAERANDPRLEPLRYLEQYGKDHPPQLAFAAKDAAEWRRWRRELRKRLSDTIGLPGMDDSGKPATEPRKLRVTAGPVAQCDGYKRMAFTIETGKGLYVPAFLLVPDGLKEPRAAILCSHGHGIGMNELVALTEKGEPRQYKEGYQHDFAIQAVRAGFVTLVFDQMGFGRRRDIDFHKQQNMWNHCEQPSKNALHWGLSMTGIRVWDAMRMIDFLQSRPEVDPKRIGMVGISGGGLVTQFTAALDDRIRAACVSGYLNRYETCILSIHHCIDNYVPGIGLQANNDDLACLIAPKPLLIEAGRKDPIFPIAATEEALRKLQRCYRVAGAPEALETDVFDGPHEFSGAKTWDFFARHLKQSE
- a CDS encoding family 10 glycosylhydrolase, which produces MRHVRVSDVMLGKACLWLAAWFMVSAGCEQLPEPAKPGEPVKQQAKPGAQAGPGPQSQSRVTPAPPPRPVVPPLVDTWPPRGVWVPRDIYKSPRQIAALMEEAKQAGLNTILFQVRGHAAAYYFSAIEPFAYEFPPGGPGFDPLAVACHEAHTRGLAIHAWVNMMPAWAGDKPPDDPKHLYHTHPEWFLYDQKGKRQPLNGWYVSLNPCLPEVRNYLVGICREIVTRYPVDGLHLDYIRFPTDRSPRGSDYPYDARTLELYRQATGLKPSSNRKTWSQWRTYQVTRLVWEIHSMVKKERPKIRLTAACPPDLPTARNNYFQDGPLWLRSGYVDGIFLMNYTSNNKTFRARHETWQREAGGRPVAAGIGIYMHGSDVTSLEQLKMARQWGGGFAFFSSPYLFSGWPTSRQRLATLKPTLLEMKNAAMQSLPRRASPPTPGRAVPQVP
- a CDS encoding CARDB domain-containing protein, whose product is MKCSLLKSFQLLLLALITSAAAGEPIAPPEWAVRYTDGLKAWRDIIYYWIDRQKPNGSFGFGWGEDEEMVVGWPGVMMAADDRRIQTALERMIENVWYNVNIQNGYVWLATDAEHGPEPTSYGTPILLYQEFGSPKLIERLMVTASNVEYWTAHTPRGDRHMRSTYFGSQQLYEWPFYDEDSPINARAWIPMMQLVLYNRDPHLLKYYLEWADAWAKHAMEEVHGKPPGIMPGQVAFPTGEPGGHTQNWWGAGAHEFSSLWYQTRMHEVLAIAYAVTGEDRYVRPIREMLRFFSTYARPAVKQDGPFPPDRLPAQYRFPPGWREGNESTRWARDIALGHLGCWYYYLTGDTQFDGAFSSLLGERIERGPFSRIDRRIVDEGWRRAVSFRDKYFTEVVPKLPYADSLANYAAAWWQKQYGTMTFGQRCFHDGGHLANSVNWPWVDFPPPSVVWKDTGYETAVFVLEDAPQRLRVALCNLGEDGRQIGMQVFTLDDGIYNLRLGPDGDEDGEFDAVTTIQSVAVERGTRLRFALPNDVTTLLELVRRSDSGPVPAWGPRPDLGLDAWDIMVSRSKPGPGESITFTIRVHNIGSRPAEKVKVRLLGRGGSEEALLGEALLDRIDAPQRLVPSFADVKVPWIVAEGVSTIGVCLDPEDAIDELYEGNNEAWAALADLATSQRPKEYVAHAPATRPSLADVKADNLSRYDVPFRTGIRLDGVIDEREWRDVVEFAFIPHADKPLKKRTWMRVAYDDQALYLALRCEEPDMQWLDTDLRRMEDIYYKDGFEIFLDPGAQVWRYWQFCFDTVPHVFQTLSRNQFAKKAAWEVKVHKGGKDWSAEVRFPFSEFDVPPPKAGDRWRMNAMRFTTTFRDPEHPEAKIAERSHFSPLGRLRGHHTPELFGDLYFRAKPE